The DNA region CCGGGCGGAGCTATTCCAGGCAGTCCCGGCAGATGGTGCTGCCCGGCGGGAACTGCACCGTGGACTTCTTCAGGTAGCACCGGGTGCACATTGGATCTGCGGCGGCCCGGGCGGCGGTGCAGCCGCAGTGTCCCTGGGGGCACTGCGGCTGCCGGCACTGCTCGCAGTCCCCGGACACCGTGAAGCCCTCGTGGCAGGTCTCGCAGATCCACCCCGAACGGAATCGGTTCGTGCCGGTGCCGGGCCGGGGTGCGGTGAACCGGCGCCAGGCCACCTGGTCGACGCCGAGGACCGCCACCAGGTAGTCCTGGTCCATCCAGTCGGCCTGACCGTACAGATCCTCGCCGCGGTGCCCGTCGCGGAAGAGGATGTGGGTCCGGTCCACCTGGGCGCTTCCGCGGCTCTTGAGTGCGGCACGGACCAGAGGGGTGGCCGCCTGGTCGGAACCGCGGGCCGGCGGGATCATGCCGTGGCGGGCCGCGAAGACGACTGTGCCGTCTGTGTCGAGGAGCACCACGGTGCCGCTGCTGATGATGAACTCCGAGGCGCGCACGCAGCAGGCCTCCCGTGAGGCCCGCGAGCTTTCGAACAGCGCGACCACGTCGGCAGCAGTCGGCCCCCTCTCCCGCAGGTGGTCGGGAAGTTGGGACTCGGGCAGCAGAATGCGCGCGGCGAAGGCGTCACACGCCGCTTCCTCCAGAGCTTCGGAGTCGCTCCAGTCGAACAGCCGGTCGCCCAGGTCCGGGTCGGTCTGCTGCAGGTGGTGCCCCAGCTCGTGCAGGGCGGTGAACCCTTGCCTCCGCAGCGACCGCGCCTGGCCGACGTGCACGGTGGGCGGCACGGTCTCGTCGTCGTAGCTGCCGGCCACCGAGCAGCGGCCCCCGCCGCCGCTCTCGGGC from Actinacidiphila sp. DG2A-62 includes:
- a CDS encoding ImmA/IrrE family metallo-endopeptidase produces the protein MARVFTTAAPEQARAMLAVLEQRHPGRREALRTETLAELGAWPEIQIRMVPESGGGGRCSVAGSYDDETVPPTVHVGQARSLRRQGFTALHELGHHLQQTDPDLGDRLFDWSDSEALEEAACDAFAARILLPESQLPDHLRERGPTAADVVALFESSRASREACCVRASEFIISSGTVVLLDTDGTVVFAARHGMIPPARGSDQAATPLVRAALKSRGSAQVDRTHILFRDGHRGEDLYGQADWMDQDYLVAVLGVDQVAWRRFTAPRPGTGTNRFRSGWICETCHEGFTVSGDCEQCRQPQCPQGHCGCTAARAAADPMCTRCYLKKSTVQFPPGSTICRDCLE